From a single Gavia stellata isolate bGavSte3 chromosome 5, bGavSte3.hap2, whole genome shotgun sequence genomic region:
- the SPR gene encoding sepiapterin reductase: protein MEPGPGPGPGAGPGRWGAAACVLTGASRGFGRSLARLLAPRLGEGSVLLLLARSAAPLAELAAELRGGGTGAGLRVECVAADLGCEQGLRRAAAALREVLPAAPPGRLLIVNNAGSLGDISKSFLDLTNPDEINSYFAFNVTSALCLTSTALQAFGKRPGSSRTVVNISSLCAVKPFKNWALYCSGKASRDMMFQVLALEEPDVRVLNYAPGPLDTDMQLLARTKTGDPEMRQYFQSLQESGQLIDCTVSAQKLVNLLEEDTFRSGAHVDFYDV, encoded by the exons AtggagccggggccggggccggggccgggagcgggccCCGGGCGGTGGGGCGCGGCCGCCTGCGTGCTGACCGGCGCCTCCCGGGGCTTCGGGCGCAGCCTGGCGCGGCTGCTGGCTCCGCGGCTGGGCGAGGGCtcggtgctgctgctgctggcgcgCTCGGCGGCGCCGCTGGCCGAGCTGGCGGCCGAGCTGCGGGGCGGCGGCACCGGCGCCGGGCTGCGGGTGGAGTGCGTGGCCGCCGACCTGGGCTGCGAGCAggggctgcggcgggcggcCGCTGCCCTGCGGGAGgtgctgcccgccgccccgccagGCCGCCTGCTCATCGTCAACAACGCCG GCTCCCTGGGAGACATCTCCAAATCCTTCCTTGATCTCACCAACCCAGATGAGATCAACAGCTACTTTGCCTTCAACGTCACCTCGGCGCTTTGCCTCACCTCCACTGCCCTGCAAGCCTTCGGGAAGCGGCCCGGCTCGAGCAGGACGGTGGTGAACATCTCCTCGCTCTGTGCCGTGAAGCCCTTCAAGAACTGGGCGCTGTACTGCAGCGGGAAGGCTTCCCGGGACATGATGTTCCAGGTGCTGGCGCTTGAGGAGCCTGATGTCCGTGTGCTCAACTATGCTCCAG GTCCTCTGGACACGGACATGCAGCTCTTGGCCCGGACTAAGACCGGAGACCCTGAGATGCGTCAGTATTTCCAAAGCCTGCAGGAAAGTGGCCAGCTGATAGACTGCACTGTGTCAGCCCAGAAGCTGGTGAATCTCCTGGAGGAGGACACCTTCCGCTCCGGCGCCCACGTGGATTTCTACGACGTCTGA